The sequence GTCTCTGCTCCCCCAGCACGGACCCTGGGAGACCCCTTCTGTGGGCACGGGGTGGGCTCCACCCAGTCAGGGTCCCATCCCAGGGCAAAGGAAGGTCTTAAGCGCAGAGgcctgagggtggggagaggaagccaCCGTCCCATCGTCAGTGCAGGGCTCGCTGCTGCTCCTCTGTGAACTCGGGTCACTGTGGTTGTGAATAAAGGTGATTTTGTACCAGCCCGAGGGCTGTGCTGTGCGTGTGGCGGACTGGGCGGGAGGccatgtgtgtgtacacgtggGGGTGATCAGGTGTCCTGGACACGGAGGGGCCATTGAGAGGTGTGGCCTGGCCTGTGGGGAGAGTGGCAGGCCTTTGAGGCCTGGCAGTGAGCTGGGACAATTAGGGAACACTCCCTGTAGTGAGGCTGGAGCGTGACCTGGGACTCAGAGAGCAGGGCCCGGAATGCCAGGTGGGCCTTGTTAACTGCCCTTCTGGTGGCCGGGGTCCCTGGGCCTGTGAGGAGCAGGGTGTGGGGGACAGGAGCCCTGGGCGTCCATGTGGGTGCTCTGCTTCCTCCCGGGGCTGATCCGAACCAGACCCTCGTGGGGTGGGCAGTGCCACCTAGGGGCCGTCAGGGGGATGGCAGGCGCTCCCTGGAAACGGGCTTCCCATCCCTCTGCCCCGGCACAGACCCCACCTCTGGCTGCAGTTCAGCTGTGTTCCCACTGGTGGGCGCAGCAGCGTATATGCCACATGGGTATTGCAGCTGGGGAGAACGGGCCCTGGACAGAGACCCTTAGAGGAACTGTCAGATGTGCTGAGCACATCCAGGGGGCTGGAAAAGCTAGGGTGGGCAGGAGCAGCCAGACTGGCCCCAAGGTCTAGGCACAGCATTGCAATTGTGCTCATTTGGCAACGCCAGGTCTCAGAGGCATGTGGGACGCCTGCCCACCCACCCGTCACCTGGGAGGGTGTTCTGGCTACCTAGCCTCTGCCTGGCCTTGAACAGCCCCCGGCTGTCCCCAACCAGAGCCACCCTGCCCTGCTCACGAGTCCAGTCAAGGTAAGTGAGAGTCGGGGGGCCAAGCTGAGGGGCTTGCCAGGCCCAAGGATGGGCAGGATCTGGAGGACTTGAGCACAGTCCTCATCACCATCAGTGGGGACTtacccaccacccccagcctccgGGGGCCTTCCGGAGGGCGCTGGGACCCCCAGTCCACACTGCTTGTGGGGTAATGGGCCTTCCGCTATTCAGCTGGATGGGTTTTCTGGTGACAGGGAGAATTAAGAGGTAAGTCTGTTCAGTTAAAAAGGCCAAAAACTTTATTTAGTTTTCAGGGAAATATAAGATGCATgtaaacataaacaaaatacaaaacaaaaaaacccaaatcttaCAGTCTAGAAGCATGCCAAGACAGAACATTTTCTGCAGACCATGGAGTCCCGTCAAAGTGATAAAGGACACCTGGGAAGTGGCAGGCCAAGGAGGCTGGTCCCCTTCCCCAGGGACACTGCATTTGTGTGATGAGATTAAAAAGAACCACAAAACtctactattaaaaatattagagaCATGGAGATAGTTTAGCACCACCATTGATCCTGGAAATATTTTAGCACTCAAATTGACTGCACTGAacttaatgtctttttctccaaTTTCTCTGCTGAGGGGCTGAAAGGGAAAAGCTGGAGGAAGGACTCCTCCCGGCCCCACAGAGCCCACTAAGAGCTTGGCAGGATAGAGCGGACACACGAGGAATCCCCCAAAGTTCTTGAGCCCCAGAGGCATCCACCAGTCCACACCCAACCATGCAGTGCACATGCTCACGCTCAGGGACCTTCACTCACATCTGCCTTGCCCAGGAGTTACCTTCCTGCAGACCTCTCGGACACTGGCGGGGAAACCCACCTCTCATCCTGTGTCCTGGATTTAAAGAAAACTTGTTGCAGAGAGCAAGCTGCAAATTCAAGAATGGTGGCTCTTTACCCTTCATTCTCTGAAATAAACTCTAACGGGTAGTGTGCCTTGGTTCTGCTGAAAAATGGAAGGGTGTATTCCATGGATGGATGTTCAGCTTACCTGGTCTAATCCATACCAGGTGGCCGACTCAGCAAACTGAACCACCACAGGTATCACTAGAGACACTGAGAATAACTGGTGTCAACAGAAGGACAAATGAATTTGCTTTTTTCCCAGATACACCTGGTGGACCTGGACCCTGAGGTTCCACTTTGGGGATGCTGGGTCCTTACTGCACGACCCATATAACTTGAGAGTCCAGCTCTGGACCGGACAAAGGGAAGTGGGCAGAATCAGCTGGGAACCTGGAGATGGGTGGATGCATTCTGGAAACGGCCTCCAAGCTCAAAGATCGGTTTGTTGCTGGCAACTTCCTCTCTCTACTACATAAATCAGTGACCAACCATTGAGACCTGCTGGGCACCCAGCTTGTGGCCCAAGTGGCAGTTTCTTTAGCCAGCTTCTATGGCCAAATTTGGAGGATTTTTCCAACCTGCTTTGGCTGGACCCTTGGGTGTTGAATTACTAAATTTCCTTCCTGTCTGCTCTCTTCTCCCTGAAATACTCAGAATcgacttcttccttccttctaatCAACAAAGACAAAACTCCAAACCCTCTTTCAGCCTGCTGCTTTTCTGCCTAGAAGACATCCTCTTCCGGAAGCCTCCTTCCCAGTGAAGGGACAGCAGGCCCCAGTCACCCCAAACATGCACGCACTCATCACTCATCTTGCCGACATGCCTCTCACTTGCCTTCAACGTGCTCGATCCATCCTTTCGCTCTAGAACAATTCTCTCTCACCTCTTGAGGCCCAGCCCATTGGCAAGGATGGAACTGGGAACAAGGCAGGGACCTTCAATGCAAGCGACCCCATTCTCCAAGGCCACTAAGTTCGAGGAATGGGATGGGAGAGGGTGCTGATTGTCAAGGCCGAGTGCAAACTTGAGATTTAAAAAGATGGGATTGGGGAGGGGGATCACATGCGAATCCCAACCTTACAGGCAGGCTGGGACCAAGGCCTTGGAAGGTAGAGCCCTCCACCCAGTCTATAAGCACCATTGCGCCCACTTTGTGGCTTGGGGACCTCGGTGTGGAGGATGAAGCAGGAGGGAAGTTAAAATCAGAGGGGCTGTTTTTCCCCAAAGCTGTAAGTCACTGACCCTGTCCTCACCCTGGCTCTGGTCATAGAGCTGAGGAACCACAAAGACGTGAGACTGCCCCAAACAGGGAGGATGATTTAGCCATAAAGCTCAGTGCAGGCCTTGCTGGGCGCACCACGGGCAAGTTCTCACCCCAGCCAGCCTGCCCCATGCTCAGAGACGAGAACCAAGGGACCAGCAGCTCTTTTATTGCATGGGGCTTCTCATACCAGTGACACGGATAAGGGGTGGGAGTCAGCCTGCTAGATGACACATCTGCAGGTGGGTGACCTCACTGATCCAACCTACCTCAGCGTTTTCACACCCAATGGCATCTCTTTCCACCTCTTCATTTTGGAGCCCGGGACGATGGCCTAGGCTGCTTCTGCTAGATCTGTTAATGCCAGTGTGAAGTTTCTAactaaatacttaataaaataataacaacaaaaaaagacacattGCACTCTCCAGCCAGAATTACGTGTGTGTGAATAACACACACACTTGCTGCCAGAAGCTGCGAGTCCCTTGGGACCTGCCCAATGCCAAGGACTTGTTCAATGGAGACAGCTTGCCCAGTACTTTTTTCTCTAACCCCATGTTACTTAGTTCAAGTGGGAAATTACCAACACtcctgcatgcacacacacacacactctcaacaCACAGCCCTCAAAAAAGTGAGGGAATCTTAATTCTTTAGTGATGTGGACAGTTCTCTTTCCAGAGAACTCTGCATCGAGATTCTCAAAGATCgaatatatagatgtatatactCCGAGGGAGAGACCGCACGGGGCACAGTCCCACCATGGGCAGAGAGATCGTATCTGTACAGAAATTCACCAAATAAGGGGTTGGAGCAGCAAGCGTACAGTACTGGAGGTGGGGGGACAAGCCAGCAGGGACGTCCCTCTCACCCTGCGGGGCAGAGACTTCCCACCCTGCTGCTTTCTCTACCGGCGCcaagggaggaggaggctgaCTCGGTACCTGTTGGGGGACGTTCTGTCTGCACGGACCCAAGCAGACCCCTCAGGCTGCCCTTCGAGAATGTCTGCTGCTGTCCGGGTGCGCGGCAGGGGCAGGGCTCAGTCCTTGGGCTGAAGTCATTGAGATGAACGGGtggcccaggctcagccccaggcCCGCTGCAGGCTTGCGGGAACTGGTGTCTCACTGGGGTCTGCAGGGCTCATGGCACCCACACCCCACAAAAGGATTTGGTTATCTCTAGGGTTCCTGCCCATAAACTGAACTGAGGTTACATAGTTTTAGAAAGATTCAAACATACATCAAAAAGATCATGACCCAAACATCAGGAGACTGGGGTGAGAGAGGGCTGCTGGGACTCATTTTTAGGTCAGGTCTCTGAGCAGCTGGCTGCAAaacaatggaaatgaaaacaaggaACGGTTCCTGATGTCCTCACTCTGCTCCGGGGACTGGGGCCCCAGGAGGTCAAGAGCCCCACTCCGCTTTCCTGAACACGGACAACATCCAACAGAAAAGGGGCTGccctctgggaaggggagaggggaaggaggtgaCAAGATCAGACTCCACCAACCCTCCCATCGTTCCACAGTTAGGGTCCCTtcagcagcccctccccaccccccgccacctgCAGCAGGGCCACTGGCTCGCCCTCCATTGTGCCCGGTGAGCCCCGGCCTCGTCTTGGTAATATTGCACTTTTCCTGTCTCTcggattgtttccattttcaattGAGAATGCAAAGTATTCGGAGCGGGTAGGGGAAGTGAGTaaccttaaagaaataatatattagttaaatacaaaaacaggaaaaataggggttattttatccttttttccccttaaaaacaaaacaaactaccAAATCAACGTCTAAACTTAAATAGTTCTACGCCTACTGCAAATACTAGTAATATGAAAATGCTTGACTGAAATTCCcttgtttcttttccttagaTGATAAAAGTAGTAACATGCCTTGCTGAGGAAAGCAATGGATACAAATGCCAGTAAAATATGCTGCTCTAACATCTGAAAGTGATTAAAATGATTCTATATAATGCCTTCGTCAAGATGGAAAAccgaagagaaagaaagaaacttttggggccaggctggggtggaTGGGGCTGAGGCCTGGCAAGACAGCCCGGCCACAGCCACGGGGCAGAGGGGGAACCCCCAGGGCACACCTGCCGCTCAGGGTTGCCCCCTTGCAAGCTCTCTTCCTTGCCCCCCAAGGTCCCATGGCACGGGGGAGCCAGGCAACACGGCCAGCCGCCATTATGAAGAGGGACGAGatgggagagagatggagacattttttcccccttggaataaaagtaaaaggtctttaaactgaaagaaaaacaaagcaccaAATGATGCGTCTTCGGGCATTATATAAACCTCAATAATGACCTCAGAAGGGCTCATTATGATTAAAGTTGCAGTATACAGCAATACAATGTTATTTCACATTTTCAATCGCAACTAATGGAAAACTAGGTTTGGACACTGctgagatttcatttttctttttccttttttagtccGATCTGGTTTTCCTCCAGATGGGTCAGAGCCAcaggccccctccctcctctgcctgctgCCAGCAGTACCCTCCAACATCACAAAGCAGCTCAGTAGCTCTAGGGAAAGGCCCTCTTGCCCTGGGGAGGGCTAGGAGTCCAGGGGCACAAGGCCTGGCATCCCCTAGCCGTGTCTGAGAAGGACTGGCATGCACCCTTCTTGCTTCAAGTATTAATATTCTCTTTGGGCTTGCAGGATGTGTGCTGTGCTGTGAGTTGGGGGGTGGTAGGGAGGGGACGAGGTGTGAAGACTGGGGCATGGCAATCTTGTTCGCTGCCCAAACATACGTGCTGTCACTGGGTGGCAGCATTCCCCATTTTTCCTGGATGCCTAAACAACTCCCAGCCGTCCTTGGGGCTGGATGTCTCAATGTAAACATGATGACCACACAATGAACTATAATGCGGGTGGGTAGGAGCACAGGATTAATGAAGTGGGGAGATCTGCCATtaactagctctgtgactttggaaaagccatttccTGTCCTTGGGCTACAGTAGCAGGAAGGGATGGGATGGGGCTACCTCTCAGGTCTCTTCCAGTCCTGCCTTTTGATGATTCTATCACTTAGAGCACTGAGGATCAGGGAGAGGGGGTCCTTGGTGGGCCGCGGAGTGTGGGTGGCAGTacagatgggggggaggggcggggagggcaggcTTCGGAGAGCACGGTGGTCCGGTCCAACTGAGATGCTCTGTGCTTGGCAGACATGCTCTGCACGCCCCCCTGGCCTGGCCGGCGCGCGAGTGACTGAACTGGCTCAGTGCAGACATCTGAGGGGCGAGGCCGTGGGGCCCTCCCCCTGGAAGACAGCGACGTGGAAGGTCCTTTAACCTGACAGTCactctacttttaaattttattttaaataatcataaattacttttttctcttaataaatatgtgctgtttaaaaatgagaaaagtatatACTGCATCTTTAAGTAATGCACTTTGCTCTCTGGGTTTTTTCCCATTCCACCTTATTTAAAGtgcattaattaaaaaataatgaaccacTTCTTTATCATTATTGTTCAAATAAGTacaaataataatatgaaaacacTAACCCACTACCATTAGTACTGCAGTCTAGCAGATTAACTCAACATTCTGCCCTATTTAATACtgtccagcagaagaaaataactaatttcagttttaaacaaactcaccaacaaaacaaaaggaaacaaaacaatctCACCACGGCCCTTCGACAAAGAACACGAGCGGTTTGCTACAGCTGCCAGGCATCGGTGTGTGGAAGGGGGGGGCTGGGGGCGCCCAGGCACGGCCCTGGGTGTGGGGGTCTTGACCCACCGAGACGCTAGGTCTCGTGCCGCCTACCTGGGTgggagcagggggtgggaggcCTTTCCTTCCCTGTGGACAACACCAACCCTTGGTCCAGGATCCTGGCAGCTGAATCCTCGGCCGTGAAGCCTGATCCGTCCAAAATCAAAGGCACGTGTGGAAATCCACTCCCAGCAAAGGGGGAGTCCTTGGGAAGCCAGCTGGGCTTCTAGAGGGTCCCCTTTGAAATGTCAGCAATtgaaaaacacaacccaaagGTGACAGAGGACCTACAGGGAACTTTATTCTCTTGCTTCTCTCTTCACTGGGGCCCCGCCCCTTGGGAAGACCAGGATGGCTCCTGGCGAGAGGATCTTCCATCTTCTTGGGCACCTGCGGTGTCGCCAGCAGGCCAAAGGGAGCAGCTGGTGGTGTTGGCTCCAGTCTGACCCGGGGGCCCAGCTGGGGCCCCCTCAGCCCAGGGTGAGACAATGGCTGCTTGTCCACAGTTCCTACGTAAGGCTTGCGGCCTGGCCCCGCTGGGAGAACGTGTGCAGGACGGCGGTCACCCAGCAGCCCGGAGCTGCCTCCTCTCCCCGAGTCTGGCTCCTGAATGACATCCTCCTCTTTCCTGGGGAGGGTTTTTGCGCTCCCCCCACTGAGGCTGGGCAGGAACCAGAAGAATAGTTTCTCTGCTTCGCCATGTCTGTGACCTGGGGCTCAGGCAGCCCCAGATCCTTCTGGTAAGTGCCACACTCGGGCACAAACGCAACTACTTTGGCCTGTGGAGGGGGAAGAatgtgaaacaaaaacaaaagccaaacagCCCTCCCGCTAAAGTACAACAGAAAAGCCCGTCCACTACCCTGCCCTTTCCCATATGAGGCCGAACATCCTTGGGCCTCCAAACCACCCCGAAAATAAGACCAAAACCCAAGCCCTGACATATAACCCCCAAATCAATAACCTCCCAAAACATGCAAAGGAAACGCCCACCCGGAATATCCACAAGAGTCTGTGCAGATTATGAGGAGACTGACGGCTTCACCCACACTCCCTGTGTCCTCCGCGGGTGCCCTGAGGAGGGGCTGTGCTCTCAAGGCCAGTACAGTGACAGCTACGAAAGGTGGTCCTTGCTGGCAACTGGGAACTGCTTTTTCTTTAACTAACAGATAGTGACAACAGCCTGGCCCAGGAACAGGCTTGAGCTCCCATGGACACCTCCAAGCCTCAGAGCCAGTGGTGTCTTCTAACGTACCCAGCTGTGGCGGGCCGTGGCAGTCCCTGGGaaaccagcacaattcacaaatacAGATTAGGATGATACAAGGGCTACCTCCGGTGGCAAGATGCCAGCAACCAAAAGTGGGGCACGCAGGGACAGAACGCTGGAGGCCCCCTATGACATCTTTTCCAGATTTGCAGCAAAGGCACAATTGGGGATTCCCACGCAGCCTGTCCCAAATGGCACGTAGTCCATCAGCAAAGTCACCAAGGTGCACTGTGGGTCTCAGCTTTCTCAGCTCTGGGTCCCAGGACTGGGACTCCCTGGCCCATTCTGTTCCCTACTCAATGTGGGTCCTCACCATGCCCACCTCCTAGCTGGGGGACAGCCTGGAGGAGGCATCTCTGAGGTCACACATTCTGCAGGGATCTGTGTTGTCCGCCCCCGACCCCTCccacctttcctttccctctgtctTCATCTCACCGCTCAACCAGTGGCGGCTACGGTGGCACACGGAGGCTGGAAGGACACCATGCCCCCCCTCAGTTCTTCTTCTCAAGGTAATTGGAGGGCACCCAGCCTTTGAAGGGCTTCACCCCATCCAGAATCTGGCAGTACCACCAGCCATTGGGGTTCCTCTCCAGAACCTCCATGGACACCCCCTCCTGGAAGCCCGCCGTCTCCTCATCACCCTCGTAGTCTGCGATGGAGATGTACACGTCTTTGAGGTTATTGTGGATGAACTGGGACTTCTCGATGGGCTTGGGGCGCACAGGGGACACGGGGATGCCGTTACGCTGGGTGGGCAGCAGCGGAGAGTCCGAGCCCTGGCTGGCAGCCCGTTCGGCCAGGCGGCCCTTGGCCTCGGCGGCCGCGGAGCGAGCAGTGCTGAAGGAGGAGTTCCGGCGGACGCCACGGAGGCCGTCGGTGGCCGTGAGCGACTCGTTCCTCCGCAGGGCGCAGGACAGGTTGTTGTCCTTGGGTGGCGGGGACACAAACACCGACTGGGGCCTGACGGCCACCTGCCGCACGCCATTCCTCATCTTCACTGCGGCGGCACCTGCGGTCTTGCTGAAGCCCCCGGGCGGCTTGGAGGGGATGGGCGGCGTGGCCCGCTTGCTCTGGTTGACCGTGTTCAGGGCCTGGACGCGCCTCTCCGCCTTCTCCAGGCTGTCGGACTTGCCCTCGTTCTGCTTGCTCTTGGGGGACCCTGCGTCCGGCTCCTTGCCGGCGGGCTCGGGCTGCTCGTTCTCGCCAAGCACCAAGTAGTGGGAGGGGGCCCAGCCCTCCAGCTCCCCGAACCTCACATACCACCACCCGCTCTCCAGCTTCTCCAGCACCTGCACCTCCACACCCGCGGGGAAGCTGATCTCCGAGTCCTGGACCTTCTGGTAGGCGCTGCATGTCACGTAAGAGGTGGCCTGCCCGTCCCCTTCCTTCTTGGCGGGACATGGGGGAGTGGCAGCCCGGGGGGTGATGAGGTCGGCCGAGCCTCTCCTAGGCCCCTCGTCGGGACCCTCGGAGGCTGTCTGTGGGGGCAGCTCGGAGTCCTCACTCTTCGAGCCCCTGAGACCTCCCCGGAGCTGGCCCGTGGGTCTCAGCTGACGCCGTAAAGTGCTGATGTCCATCTTCTCTTGGCTCTGTGACTCAGCCCGGTTCAGGAACGGCTTGGGCCGGACCGATGGCTTGGCCCGGGCACAGGTCAGCCCGGCCTTCACGTCAGCGTCCTTCTTCGCCCCGACCTTGGGAGTGCCGCGGATGCCTGCGTCCGAGGCCGAGCGGGGCTTCAGGTCGCCGCTGTTCTtggacaaggaggaggaggaggacgaggaggaggagcaggtggtGTTTATGGTgatggaggaggaaaaggaggccgAGGAGTGGTTCTTCCCCAGTTCTGCCTGGGCGTTCTTCTCTGCCTTGAGCTTCAGGAGTGAGGACGACTTGGGCGAGCCCGACTTGGGGGAGTTTTTCCTGGCGAGGGACAGCGAGGAGCCCCCTGGGGAGTCACTGTCCCCAGAGGAGCCCCTGGCTGACAGGGTGTCCTCTGCGCACGGCCGGAAGCCCTCGTTCTCGTAGATTGTCTCCTCTTCCAGGGCCACGTCCTCTGAAGACTCGCCCACCTTGAAGCGGGCCCGCTGCAGCGAGGAGGCCGGCGAGGGCCTGTGGGGCTGGGCCGGCCGCCGGTCCCCCGAGGCTTTGTCCTCTGCGGGCTCCTCGCTCAGCTCTGGCTCCGAGTCGAAGCCCAACGCCGGGATGTCATACTCAGGCTCCTCGTACTTGAGCTTCCGCGGGGAGTCCTGGCTCTCGCCGGCACCCACAgggccctcctcggcctccttgGGCTTGCTGGGGGGCGCCGGAGGAGGCACCTTGGGCCGGGTCAGGGTGCTCGTGCGGCGGCTCAGGTTGGGCTTCTTGCGCTTATCGATGTAAGACGCGGGCGCCCAGCCCTCCTTCTCACCGATCTGCACGTACCACCAGCCGCCTGAGTTCTTGTCGATGACCTGGGGGGAGAGGGCAGACAGGCCAGTGAGTTGGGAGGATCTCTGGGGCCCTGTGATGTCCCAGGTGAGGAGCTTCATGCTTTGGCTCTGGGATAccttatctccatttcacagacggATCAACTGAGCCGCGGCATAAGGGGCCCGAGACCCAAGGTAGTACGTGACagaccagaattcaaacccaggtctctgTCATCCCTCCAAGGCCCCTCCCCTTTTCCTGAGTCTATGTCAACACCCTTGCCAAGCTGGCCCACTCTTCCTCCCCCACGCTAAGGCACTTAGAAGCTACACTGTCCCCAGTCCCTACAAAACCCAACTCACCAAGGACTCGTATGCATGAAAAGCTACCATGCCACTGCCCTCGTCCCCCTTCCACCCCAGTGTTGCTAGGTCCCCCTTGGAAACCCTTGAAAGGGTCTCTCAGGTCAGGACAGAATGGGAAGGTGCAGATGAGCTGAGCTGGGAGGGACAGGCCTGAGGCC comes from Eulemur rufifrons isolate Redbay chromosome 28, OSU_ERuf_1, whole genome shotgun sequence and encodes:
- the SH3PXD2A gene encoding SH3 and PX domain-containing protein 2A isoform X3, whose amino-acid sequence is MSICCCFFFRDYGSSKRKSGADTNAEPMILEQYVVVSNYKKQENSELSLQAGEVVDVIEKNESGWWFVSTSEEQGWVPATYLEAQNGTRDDSDINTSKTGEEEKYVTVQPYTSQSKDEIGFEKGVTVEVIRKNLEGWWYIRYLGKEGWAPASYLKKAKDDLPARKKNLAGPVEIIGNIMEISNLLNKKASGDKEAPPAEGEGHEAPITKKEISLPILCNASNGSALGVPERTVSKLAQGSPAVARIAPQRAQISSPNLRTRPPPRRESSLGFQLPKPPEPPSVEVEYYTIAEFQSCISDGISFRGGQKAEVIDKNSGGWWYVQIGEKEGWAPASYIDKRKKPNLSRRTSTLTRPKVPPPAPPSKPKEAEEGPVGAGESQDSPRKLKYEEPEYDIPALGFDSEPELSEEPAEDKASGDRRPAQPHRPSPASSLQRARFKVGESSEDVALEEETIYENEGFRPCAEDTLSARGSSGDSDSPGGSSLSLARKNSPKSGSPKSSSLLKLKAEKNAQAELGKNHSSASFSSSITINTTCSSSSSSSSSLSKNSGDLKPRSASDAGIRGTPKVGAKKDADVKAGLTCARAKPSVRPKPFLNRAESQSQEKMDISTLRRQLRPTGQLRGGLRGSKSEDSELPPQTASEGPDEGPRRGSADLITPRAATPPCPAKKEGDGQATSYVTCSAYQKVQDSEISFPAGVEVQVLEKLESGWWYVRFGELEGWAPSHYLVLGENEQPEPAGKEPDAGSPKSKQNEGKSDSLEKAERRVQALNTVNQSKRATPPIPSKPPGGFSKTAGAAAVKMRNGVRQVAVRPQSVFVSPPPKDNNLSCALRRNESLTATDGLRGVRRNSSFSTARSAAAEAKGRLAERAASQGSDSPLLPTQRNGIPVSPVRPKPIEKSQFIHNNLKDVYISIADYEGDEETAGFQEGVSMEVLERNPNGWWYCQILDGVKPFKGWVPSNYLEKKN
- the SH3PXD2A gene encoding SH3 and PX domain-containing protein 2A isoform X2 codes for the protein MLAYCVQDATVVDVEKRRNPSKHYVYIINVTWSDSTSQTIYRRYSKFFDLQMQLLDKFPIEGGQKDPKQRIIPFLPGKILFRRSHIRDVAVKRLKPIDEYCRALVRLPAHISQCDEVFRFFEARPEDVNPPKEDYGSSKRKSVWLSSWAESPKKDVTGADTNAEPMILEQYVVVSNYKKQENSELSLQAGEVVDVIEKNESGWWFVSTSEEQGWVPATYLEAQNGTRDDSDINTSKTGEEEKYVTVQPYTSQSKDEIGFEKGVTVEVIRKNLEGWWYIRYLGKEGWAPASYLKKAKDDLPARKKNLAGPVEIIGNIMEISNLLNKKASGDKEAPPAEGEGHEAPITKKEISLPILCNASNGSALGVPERTVSKLAQGSPAVARIAPQRAQISSPNLRTRPPPRRESSLGFQLPKPPEPPSVEVEYYTIAEFQSCISDGISFRGGQKAEVIDKNSGGWWYVQIGEKEGWAPASYIDKRKKPNLSRRTSTLTRPKVPPPAPPSKPKEAEEGPVGAGESQDSPRKLKYEEPEYDIPALGFDSEPELSEEPAEDKASGDRRPAQPHRPSPASSLQRARFKVGESSEDVALEEETIYENEGFRPCAEDTLSARGSSGDSDSPGGSSLSLARKNSPKSGSPKSSSLLKLKAEKNAQAELGKNHSSASFSSSITINTTCSSSSSSSSSLSKNSGDLKPRSASDAGIRGTPKVGAKKDADVKAGLTCARAKPSVRPKPFLNRAESQSQEKMDISTLRRQLRPTGQLRGGLRGSKSEDSELPPQTASEGPDEGPRRGSADLITPRAATPPCPAKKEGDGQATSYVTCSAYQKVQDSEISFPAGVEVQVLEKLESGWWYVRFGELEGWAPSHYLVLGENEQPEPAGKEPDAGSPKSKQNEGKSDSLEKAERRVQALNTVNQSKRATPPIPSKPPGGFSKTAGAAAVKMRNGVRQVAVRPQSVFVSPPPKDNNLSCALRRNESLTATDGLRGVRRNSSFSTARSAAAEAKGRLAERAASQGSDSPLLPTQRNGIPVSPVRPKPIEKSQFIHNNLKDVYISIADYEGDEETAGFQEGVSMEVLERNPNGWWYCQILDGVKPFKGWVPSNYLEKKN
- the SH3PXD2A gene encoding SH3 and PX domain-containing protein 2A isoform X1 encodes the protein MLAYCVQDATVVDVEKRRNPSKHYVYIINVTWSDSTSQTIYRRYSKFFDLQMQLLDKFPIEGGQKDPKQRIIPFLPGKILFRRSHIRDVAVKRLKPIDEYCRALVRLPAHISQCDEVFRFFEARPEDVNPPKEDYGSSKRKSVWLSSWAESPKKDVTGADTNAEPMILEQYVVVSNYKKQENSELSLQAGEVVDVIEKNESGWWFVSTSEEQGWVPATYLEAQNGTRDDSDINTSKTGEVSKRRKAHLRRLDRRWTLGGMVNRQHSREEKYVTVQPYTSQSKDEIGFEKGVTVEVIRKNLEGWWYIRYLGKEGWAPASYLKKAKDDLPARKKNLAGPVEIIGNIMEISNLLNKKASGDKEAPPAEGEGHEAPITKKEISLPILCNASNGSALGVPERTVSKLAQGSPAVARIAPQRAQISSPNLRTRPPPRRESSLGFQLPKPPEPPSVEVEYYTIAEFQSCISDGISFRGGQKAEVIDKNSGGWWYVQIGEKEGWAPASYIDKRKKPNLSRRTSTLTRPKVPPPAPPSKPKEAEEGPVGAGESQDSPRKLKYEEPEYDIPALGFDSEPELSEEPAEDKASGDRRPAQPHRPSPASSLQRARFKVGESSEDVALEEETIYENEGFRPCAEDTLSARGSSGDSDSPGGSSLSLARKNSPKSGSPKSSSLLKLKAEKNAQAELGKNHSSASFSSSITINTTCSSSSSSSSSLSKNSGDLKPRSASDAGIRGTPKVGAKKDADVKAGLTCARAKPSVRPKPFLNRAESQSQEKMDISTLRRQLRPTGQLRGGLRGSKSEDSELPPQTASEGPDEGPRRGSADLITPRAATPPCPAKKEGDGQATSYVTCSAYQKVQDSEISFPAGVEVQVLEKLESGWWYVRFGELEGWAPSHYLVLGENEQPEPAGKEPDAGSPKSKQNEGKSDSLEKAERRVQALNTVNQSKRATPPIPSKPPGGFSKTAGAAAVKMRNGVRQVAVRPQSVFVSPPPKDNNLSCALRRNESLTATDGLRGVRRNSSFSTARSAAAEAKGRLAERAASQGSDSPLLPTQRNGIPVSPVRPKPIEKSQFIHNNLKDVYISIADYEGDEETAGFQEGVSMEVLERNPNGWWYCQILDGVKPFKGWVPSNYLEKKN